The Clostridium sp. AWRP genome has a window encoding:
- a CDS encoding ATP-binding protein, which produces MQVSLQKKKLMSPELAYTSRSKLENCPICGESTGKIVRMLERSYVVPRMCKCKRKELEESKKISEAKEKQIRLERMFNNSLMTKEFKSFTFQNWDRALGNERMYELGVKYVKSFKEKVLKENLGLLIYGNPGNGKTFLSGCIANALIKNFIPVVCVSAIGLIERIKSSFGKYGDEGVQSILNCLENADLVIIDDMGVENNTDWSRATMYQILDSRYRNKKPLIVTSNLSMNQLKKRYDKDCDLGKGRTADRLIHEMCSPVENTSPSIRIEKGLKKTEILKEILNS; this is translated from the coding sequence ATGCAAGTAAGTTTACAGAAAAAGAAATTGATGAGTCCGGAATTGGCCTACACTTCTAGATCTAAACTAGAAAATTGCCCTATTTGCGGAGAATCTACAGGAAAAATAGTTAGGATGCTTGAGAGAAGCTATGTGGTGCCAAGAATGTGCAAATGTAAAAGAAAGGAACTTGAAGAAAGTAAAAAAATATCTGAAGCTAAAGAGAAGCAGATCAGGCTTGAACGGATGTTTAATAATAGCTTAATGACGAAAGAATTTAAAAGTTTTACGTTCCAGAATTGGGATCGTGCTCTAGGAAATGAAAGAATGTATGAACTAGGAGTGAAATACGTGAAGTCTTTTAAAGAAAAGGTCTTGAAGGAAAACTTAGGATTGTTAATTTACGGCAATCCAGGTAACGGAAAAACATTCTTATCCGGTTGTATTGCCAATGCCCTTATTAAAAATTTTATACCGGTGGTGTGTGTATCTGCTATTGGACTGATTGAAAGGATTAAGAGCAGTTTTGGTAAATATGGTGATGAAGGAGTTCAGAGCATATTAAATTGCTTGGAGAATGCGGATTTAGTAATCATTGATGATATGGGCGTAGAAAATAATACAGACTGGTCCAGAGCTACCATGTATCAAATACTGGATTCAAGATACAGAAATAAAAAGCCCCTTATAGTTACATCAAATTTATCAATGAATCAGCTAAAAAAAAGATATGACAAGGATTGTGACCTGGGTAAGGGGAGGACTGCAGACAGATTAATTCATGAGATGTGTTCTCCTGTTGAGAATACAAGTCCAAGCATACGGATAGAAAAAGGATTGAAAAAGACTGAAATATTAAAAGAAATATTAAATAGTTAA
- a CDS encoding helix-turn-helix domain-containing protein, which translates to MNVGENIKMYRNKIGLTQKNLASKVGVTSVTIQNYENNRREPNLETLNKLAEALGVYVNDLIGDQIRMSGKNQDDRFKEVCIQAVRCYGEESRKQLAQEECAELIQALSKDVRGEKHNVEEEIADVLIMIEQLTHIYDNKKVKEWIKKKIDRLANMMEVINFSQKHGKF; encoded by the coding sequence GTGAATGTAGGCGAAAATATTAAAATGTATAGAAATAAGATTGGTCTTACACAAAAAAATCTAGCAAGTAAAGTTGGAGTCACGTCTGTAACGATTCAGAATTATGAAAATAATAGACGAGAACCAAACCTTGAAACCTTAAATAAACTAGCCGAAGCTCTTGGAGTATATGTAAATGATTTAATTGGAGATCAAATACGTATGTCGGGAAAAAATCAAGATGATAGATTTAAGGAAGTATGTATACAAGCAGTACGGTGCTATGGAGAAGAATCCAGAAAGCAGTTAGCTCAAGAAGAATGTGCTGAATTAATTCAGGCTTTAAGCAAAGACGTGAGGGGTGAAAAGCATAATGTGGAGGAAGAGATTGCTGACGTTCTCATAATGATAGAGCAGCTTACACATATTTATGACAATAAGAAAGTAAAAGAATGGATAAAAAAGAAAATTGATAGATTAGCTAATATGATGGAAGTTATAAATTTCAGCCAGAAACATGGCAAATTTTAA
- a CDS encoding DUF1064 domain-containing protein, whose product MKSKYNAKKITVDGIRFDSKDEARYYEYLKKLKAKGVIENFELQPKFTLIPAFIYKGEKERPATYTLDFLIYNIDGTEIYVDVKGDSTPQGELKFKMLKHLHPDMDFRWISRSLKYSESGWIDFKELKKKRREIKKNA is encoded by the coding sequence ATGAAAAGTAAATATAATGCCAAAAAAATAACTGTAGATGGGATAAGATTTGATTCAAAAGATGAAGCCAGATATTATGAATATTTGAAAAAACTTAAGGCAAAAGGGGTAATAGAGAATTTTGAGTTGCAGCCTAAGTTTACTTTGATACCAGCTTTTATATATAAGGGTGAAAAAGAAAGGCCGGCAACATATACATTAGATTTTTTAATATATAACATAGATGGTACTGAGATATATGTTGATGTTAAAGGAGACAGTACACCACAGGGGGAGCTTAAATTCAAGATGCTTAAACATCTTCATCCTGATATGGATTTTAGGTGGATTTCAAGAAGTTTGAAATATAGTGAAAGTGGATGGATTGATTTTAAGGAACTCAAGAAAAAGAGAAGGGAGATTAAGAAAAATGCCTAG
- a CDS encoding putative metallopeptidase: MPRIKIIDDKTNAPVKEIDCIGYNLQYVQATGNGQIQKIRKLNNGKYDLKRWIKNEFYTPLAQKIKDKFKEKVPEFTNVNVNKILFVEDTDYVGDEVKRSDEVMWIRKAPKQLTLITGYEFIIESREFWMERISEEQVIALIYSCLRQIDGNKLNTPDVVGWKEVIGTLGYGWETTMSPIPNILDGFNEDDFKMLKKADKQISMFDHRRAEGE, from the coding sequence ATGCCTAGAATAAAAATTATTGATGATAAGACCAATGCACCAGTAAAGGAAATAGATTGTATCGGATATAATCTGCAGTATGTTCAAGCTACTGGAAACGGCCAAATACAAAAGATAAGAAAATTGAATAATGGTAAGTATGATCTTAAGCGTTGGATAAAGAATGAATTTTATACCCCTTTAGCTCAGAAGATAAAAGACAAATTTAAAGAAAAGGTTCCTGAGTTTACAAATGTGAATGTAAATAAAATCTTATTTGTTGAGGATACAGATTATGTTGGTGATGAAGTAAAACGAAGTGATGAAGTAATGTGGATCCGGAAAGCACCAAAACAGTTAACCCTGATTACAGGTTATGAATTTATAATCGAGAGCAGAGAGTTTTGGATGGAAAGAATTTCTGAAGAGCAGGTAATTGCTTTGATTTACAGTTGCTTAAGACAGATAGATGGAAATAAACTTAATACTCCGGATGTAGTAGGGTGGAAAGAAGTAATCGGAACATTAGGGTATGGATGGGAGACCACAATGAGTCCAATACCTAATATACTTGATGGGTTTAACGAGGATGATTTTAAGATGCTTAAAAAAGCAGATAAGCAGATTAGTATGTTTGACCATAGAAGGGCAGAAG